Proteins from a single region of Antechinus flavipes isolate AdamAnt ecotype Samford, QLD, Australia chromosome 2, AdamAnt_v2, whole genome shotgun sequence:
- the HOMEZ gene encoding homeobox and leucine zipper protein Homez isoform X1, with protein sequence MARPRLFLPLPPVQPRQSRLTTCPDPPRSGRPAPPISLGSAPPPTLLLRPGSAGRTGADREANPVRPGSSPRGPLCWQVPCWPQAVGQSLWRLPGPCSLPFPPVHGARLGAAARPDRAISEGHKSEITMPPNKEANSFASPPAGLICLPPISEELQLVWTQAAQTSELDGNEHLLRTFSYFPYPSLADIALLCLRYGLQMEKVKTWFMAQRLRCGISWSSEEIEETRARVVYNRDQLHFKSLLSLTHHAGRPPEDVSPTPVPPSDSDGTHISPLALNESPQVKRLKMEPEESSSLSLSHHKAKEPLVAPGNGAFPHQPPGFWQELQSGLSKELVSRGSDHQPHGLGTAAWDHSTSFHLPHPRDRPSPITLLANSCKQEPASILPPSSSTSSSSFRVMANGATATSKPLQSLGCVPQPPSPNEQALPPHLEPAWPQGLRHSPGPGRVAPAEYYFPDMQRQRKTKRKTKEQLAILKSFFLQCQWARREDYCKLEQITGLPRPEIIQWFGDTRYALKHGQLKWFRDNAVPGPPSYQEPATPTPQPVARPLQEWAEMPPPPLPPPPPDTSPLERYWTVHQQLREEDLPRLSLESGLSTQQVVDWFYSRSPEPAEVVVCLDEEDEEEEEEDLPEEDGGEEEEEEEEEEDEVIIQD encoded by the exons ATGGCGCGCCCCAGACTGTTTCTCCCGCTGCCGCCAGTCCAGCCCCGCCAATCGAGGCTCACGACCTGCCCCGACCCGCCTAGGTCTGGACGCCCCGCTCCGCCCATCTCCCTTGGCTCCGCCCCGCCCCCAACTCTCCTGCTCCGGCCGGGCTCTGCTGGCAGGACCGGCGCAGACCGGGAAGCGAACCCGGTCCGGCCCGGCTCTTCCCCGCGTGGTCCTCTGTGCTGGCAGGTCCCGTGTTGGCCCCAGGCAGTGGGCCAGTCACTCTGGAGGCTTCCAGGCCCCtgttccctccctttccccccggTCCATGGTGCGAGGCTGGGAGCCGCCGCCCGGCCAGACCGCG CCATCTCAGAAGGGCACAAGTCAGAAATCACCATGCCCCCTAACAAAGAGGCTAACAGCTTTGCCAGCCCCCCTGCTGGGCTCATCTGCCTTCCTCCTATCTCAGAGGAGCTGCAGCTCGTATGGACCCAGGCTGCCCAGACCAGTGAGCTAGATGGCAACGAGCACTTGTTACGGACTTTCAGTTACTTTCCCTACCCCAGCCTAGCAGACATTGCTCTGCTCTGCCTTCGCTATGGACTGCAGATGGAGAAAGTTAAGACCTGGTTTATGGCCCAGCGCCTCCGCTGTGGCATCAGCTGGTCATCAGAAGAGATTGAGGAGACTCGGGCCCGGGTTGTCTACAACCGGGACCAACTCCACTTcaaatcccttctttctcttactcATCATGCAGGGCGACCTCCTGAGGATGTCTCACCCACCCCAGTGCCACCTTCAGACTCAGACGGCACCCACATTAGCCCCCTGGCACTTAATGAGTCTCCTCAGGTGAAACGATTAAAGATGGAGCCTGAAGAATCCTCCTCGCTGTCCTTGAGCCACCACAAGGCCAAGGAACCCTTGGTTGCGCCTGGCAATGGAGCCTTCCCCCATCAACCTCCTGGTTTTTGGCAGGAATTGCAAAGTGGTCTTTCCAAGGAGCTGGTAAGCAGAGGTTCTGACCACCAACCACATGGCCTGGGAACTGCTGCCTGGGACCACTCTACCAGCTTCCATCTGCCACACCCTCGGGACAGGCCTTCCCCTATTACATTACTTGCCAATAGTTGCAAGCAAGAGCCAGCATCCATCCTGcctccttcttcctctacctcttcttcctctttccgaGTAATGGCCAATGGAGCCACTGCCACCTCTAAACCCCTTCAGTCACTAGGATGTGTTCCTCAGCCACCTTCCCCCAATGAACAGGCACTACCTCCACATTTGGAGCCAGCTTGGCCCCAGGGTCTAAGACATAGCCCAGGCCCAGGTAGGGTTGCTCCAGCCGAGTACTACTTCCCAGATATGCAGCGCCAACGGAAGACCAAGCGCAAGACCAAAGAGCAGCTGGCCATTCTGAAGTCCTTCTTTTTACAATGCCAGTGGGCTCGGCGTGAAGATTACTGTAAACTGGAACAAATCACTGGCTTACCGAGGCCTGAGATTATTCAGTGGTTTGGGGACACTCGATATGCCCTAAAGCACGGACAGCTGAAGTGGTTCCGGGATAATGCAGTACCCGGTCCCCCCAGTTACCAGGAACCAGCTACCCCTACTCCACAACCCGTAGCCCGGCCTTTGCAGGAGTGGGCTGAGATGccacctccccccctccctccacctcccccagACACAAGTCCTCTGGAGCGGTACTGGACAGTTCACCAGCAATTACGAGAAGAAGACCTCCCTCGACTGAGTCTAGAGTCAGGGCTGAGCACCCAGCAAGTGGTAGACTGGTTCTACTCTCGTTCACCTGAGCCTGCAGAAGTGGTAGTTTGTCTAGATgaagaggatgaagaagaggaggaagaagacctTCCGGAAGAGGATGGgggtgaggaagaagaggaggaggaagaagaagaggatgaAGTGATCATACAGGATTGA
- the HOMEZ gene encoding homeobox and leucine zipper protein Homez isoform X2, with amino-acid sequence MLKDKLNMRNRDSRRAISEGHKSEITMPPNKEANSFASPPAGLICLPPISEELQLVWTQAAQTSELDGNEHLLRTFSYFPYPSLADIALLCLRYGLQMEKVKTWFMAQRLRCGISWSSEEIEETRARVVYNRDQLHFKSLLSLTHHAGRPPEDVSPTPVPPSDSDGTHISPLALNESPQVKRLKMEPEESSSLSLSHHKAKEPLVAPGNGAFPHQPPGFWQELQSGLSKELVSRGSDHQPHGLGTAAWDHSTSFHLPHPRDRPSPITLLANSCKQEPASILPPSSSTSSSSFRVMANGATATSKPLQSLGCVPQPPSPNEQALPPHLEPAWPQGLRHSPGPGRVAPAEYYFPDMQRQRKTKRKTKEQLAILKSFFLQCQWARREDYCKLEQITGLPRPEIIQWFGDTRYALKHGQLKWFRDNAVPGPPSYQEPATPTPQPVARPLQEWAEMPPPPLPPPPPDTSPLERYWTVHQQLREEDLPRLSLESGLSTQQVVDWFYSRSPEPAEVVVCLDEEDEEEEEEDLPEEDGGEEEEEEEEEEDEVIIQD; translated from the exons ATGCTGAAAGATAAACTCAACATGAGGAACAGAGATTCAAGAAGAG CCATCTCAGAAGGGCACAAGTCAGAAATCACCATGCCCCCTAACAAAGAGGCTAACAGCTTTGCCAGCCCCCCTGCTGGGCTCATCTGCCTTCCTCCTATCTCAGAGGAGCTGCAGCTCGTATGGACCCAGGCTGCCCAGACCAGTGAGCTAGATGGCAACGAGCACTTGTTACGGACTTTCAGTTACTTTCCCTACCCCAGCCTAGCAGACATTGCTCTGCTCTGCCTTCGCTATGGACTGCAGATGGAGAAAGTTAAGACCTGGTTTATGGCCCAGCGCCTCCGCTGTGGCATCAGCTGGTCATCAGAAGAGATTGAGGAGACTCGGGCCCGGGTTGTCTACAACCGGGACCAACTCCACTTcaaatcccttctttctcttactcATCATGCAGGGCGACCTCCTGAGGATGTCTCACCCACCCCAGTGCCACCTTCAGACTCAGACGGCACCCACATTAGCCCCCTGGCACTTAATGAGTCTCCTCAGGTGAAACGATTAAAGATGGAGCCTGAAGAATCCTCCTCGCTGTCCTTGAGCCACCACAAGGCCAAGGAACCCTTGGTTGCGCCTGGCAATGGAGCCTTCCCCCATCAACCTCCTGGTTTTTGGCAGGAATTGCAAAGTGGTCTTTCCAAGGAGCTGGTAAGCAGAGGTTCTGACCACCAACCACATGGCCTGGGAACTGCTGCCTGGGACCACTCTACCAGCTTCCATCTGCCACACCCTCGGGACAGGCCTTCCCCTATTACATTACTTGCCAATAGTTGCAAGCAAGAGCCAGCATCCATCCTGcctccttcttcctctacctcttcttcctctttccgaGTAATGGCCAATGGAGCCACTGCCACCTCTAAACCCCTTCAGTCACTAGGATGTGTTCCTCAGCCACCTTCCCCCAATGAACAGGCACTACCTCCACATTTGGAGCCAGCTTGGCCCCAGGGTCTAAGACATAGCCCAGGCCCAGGTAGGGTTGCTCCAGCCGAGTACTACTTCCCAGATATGCAGCGCCAACGGAAGACCAAGCGCAAGACCAAAGAGCAGCTGGCCATTCTGAAGTCCTTCTTTTTACAATGCCAGTGGGCTCGGCGTGAAGATTACTGTAAACTGGAACAAATCACTGGCTTACCGAGGCCTGAGATTATTCAGTGGTTTGGGGACACTCGATATGCCCTAAAGCACGGACAGCTGAAGTGGTTCCGGGATAATGCAGTACCCGGTCCCCCCAGTTACCAGGAACCAGCTACCCCTACTCCACAACCCGTAGCCCGGCCTTTGCAGGAGTGGGCTGAGATGccacctccccccctccctccacctcccccagACACAAGTCCTCTGGAGCGGTACTGGACAGTTCACCAGCAATTACGAGAAGAAGACCTCCCTCGACTGAGTCTAGAGTCAGGGCTGAGCACCCAGCAAGTGGTAGACTGGTTCTACTCTCGTTCACCTGAGCCTGCAGAAGTGGTAGTTTGTCTAGATgaagaggatgaagaagaggaggaagaagacctTCCGGAAGAGGATGGgggtgaggaagaagaggaggaggaagaagaagaggatgaAGTGATCATACAGGATTGA
- the HOMEZ gene encoding homeobox and leucine zipper protein Homez isoform X3, whose product MVRGWEPPPGQTCSISEGHKSEITMPPNKEANSFASPPAGLICLPPISEELQLVWTQAAQTSELDGNEHLLRTFSYFPYPSLADIALLCLRYGLQMEKVKTWFMAQRLRCGISWSSEEIEETRARVVYNRDQLHFKSLLSLTHHAGRPPEDVSPTPVPPSDSDGTHISPLALNESPQVKRLKMEPEESSSLSLSHHKAKEPLVAPGNGAFPHQPPGFWQELQSGLSKELVSRGSDHQPHGLGTAAWDHSTSFHLPHPRDRPSPITLLANSCKQEPASILPPSSSTSSSSFRVMANGATATSKPLQSLGCVPQPPSPNEQALPPHLEPAWPQGLRHSPGPGRVAPAEYYFPDMQRQRKTKRKTKEQLAILKSFFLQCQWARREDYCKLEQITGLPRPEIIQWFGDTRYALKHGQLKWFRDNAVPGPPSYQEPATPTPQPVARPLQEWAEMPPPPLPPPPPDTSPLERYWTVHQQLREEDLPRLSLESGLSTQQVVDWFYSRSPEPAEVVVCLDEEDEEEEEEDLPEEDGGEEEEEEEEEEDEVIIQD is encoded by the exons ATGGTGCGAGGCTGGGAGCCGCCGCCCGGCCAGACC TGTT CCATCTCAGAAGGGCACAAGTCAGAAATCACCATGCCCCCTAACAAAGAGGCTAACAGCTTTGCCAGCCCCCCTGCTGGGCTCATCTGCCTTCCTCCTATCTCAGAGGAGCTGCAGCTCGTATGGACCCAGGCTGCCCAGACCAGTGAGCTAGATGGCAACGAGCACTTGTTACGGACTTTCAGTTACTTTCCCTACCCCAGCCTAGCAGACATTGCTCTGCTCTGCCTTCGCTATGGACTGCAGATGGAGAAAGTTAAGACCTGGTTTATGGCCCAGCGCCTCCGCTGTGGCATCAGCTGGTCATCAGAAGAGATTGAGGAGACTCGGGCCCGGGTTGTCTACAACCGGGACCAACTCCACTTcaaatcccttctttctcttactcATCATGCAGGGCGACCTCCTGAGGATGTCTCACCCACCCCAGTGCCACCTTCAGACTCAGACGGCACCCACATTAGCCCCCTGGCACTTAATGAGTCTCCTCAGGTGAAACGATTAAAGATGGAGCCTGAAGAATCCTCCTCGCTGTCCTTGAGCCACCACAAGGCCAAGGAACCCTTGGTTGCGCCTGGCAATGGAGCCTTCCCCCATCAACCTCCTGGTTTTTGGCAGGAATTGCAAAGTGGTCTTTCCAAGGAGCTGGTAAGCAGAGGTTCTGACCACCAACCACATGGCCTGGGAACTGCTGCCTGGGACCACTCTACCAGCTTCCATCTGCCACACCCTCGGGACAGGCCTTCCCCTATTACATTACTTGCCAATAGTTGCAAGCAAGAGCCAGCATCCATCCTGcctccttcttcctctacctcttcttcctctttccgaGTAATGGCCAATGGAGCCACTGCCACCTCTAAACCCCTTCAGTCACTAGGATGTGTTCCTCAGCCACCTTCCCCCAATGAACAGGCACTACCTCCACATTTGGAGCCAGCTTGGCCCCAGGGTCTAAGACATAGCCCAGGCCCAGGTAGGGTTGCTCCAGCCGAGTACTACTTCCCAGATATGCAGCGCCAACGGAAGACCAAGCGCAAGACCAAAGAGCAGCTGGCCATTCTGAAGTCCTTCTTTTTACAATGCCAGTGGGCTCGGCGTGAAGATTACTGTAAACTGGAACAAATCACTGGCTTACCGAGGCCTGAGATTATTCAGTGGTTTGGGGACACTCGATATGCCCTAAAGCACGGACAGCTGAAGTGGTTCCGGGATAATGCAGTACCCGGTCCCCCCAGTTACCAGGAACCAGCTACCCCTACTCCACAACCCGTAGCCCGGCCTTTGCAGGAGTGGGCTGAGATGccacctccccccctccctccacctcccccagACACAAGTCCTCTGGAGCGGTACTGGACAGTTCACCAGCAATTACGAGAAGAAGACCTCCCTCGACTGAGTCTAGAGTCAGGGCTGAGCACCCAGCAAGTGGTAGACTGGTTCTACTCTCGTTCACCTGAGCCTGCAGAAGTGGTAGTTTGTCTAGATgaagaggatgaagaagaggaggaagaagacctTCCGGAAGAGGATGGgggtgaggaagaagaggaggaggaagaagaagaggatgaAGTGATCATACAGGATTGA
- the PPP1R3E gene encoding protein phosphatase 1 regulatory subunit 3E, protein MSRERPPRTDIPRNLSFISALTERAYYRSQRPSLEEELQPEEEEPESREGGGARLRPRSRTLAPGRGRRARSAPAGGGARAPRSRSPDTRKRVRFADALGLELAAVRRFSPGELPRVPRHVQIQLQRDALRHFGPCPPRTRTLQEARAALEPAREPGFAARLQAQRICLERAEAGPLGVAGSARVLDLAYEKRVSVRWSADGWRSQREAPATYVGPAPPPPRADRFAFRLPAPPTGGSLLFALRYRVTGLEFWDNNGGRDYALRGLDSPGSGGGSDPEPQGWIHFI, encoded by the exons ATGTCTCGGGAGAGGCCACCCCGTACCGACATCCCCCGCAACCTCAGCTTCATCTCAGCGCTCACAGAGCGCGCCTATTACCGCAGCCAGCGACCCAGCCTGGAGGAGGAGCTGCAGCCGGAGGAGGAGGAGCCGGAGTCCCGAGAGGGGGGCGGAGCGCGCCTCAGGCCTCGCTCCCGCACCTTAGCCCCCGGGCGGGGCCGTCGGGCCCGCTCTGCCCCCGCTGGAGGGGGCGCCCGGGCCCCGCGCAGCCGCAGCCCGGACACCCGCAAGCGGGTGCGCTTCGCCGACGCTCTGGGGCTGGAACTGGCGGCCGTCCGCCGCTTCAGTCCCGGGGAGCTCCCTCGTGTGCCTCGCCACGTGCAGATCCAGCTGCAGCGCGACGCCCTCAGGCACTTCGGGCCCTGTCCACCCAGAACTCGCACCCTCCAG GAGGCGCGCGCTGCCCTCGAGCCCGCCCGCGAGCCCGGCTTCGCCGCCCGCCTGCAGGCCCAGCGCATATGCCTGGAACGAGCAGAGGCGGGCCCGCTGGGCGTGGCTGGGAGCGCGCGCGTGCTGGACCTGGCCTACGAGAAGCGCGTGAGCGTGCGCTGGAGCGCGGACGGTTGGCGCAGCCAGCGCGAGGCTCCCGCCACCTACGTAGGTCCGGCTCCACCCCCGCCGCGTGCGGATCGATTCGCCTTCCGCTTGCCCGCCCCGCCAACCGGGGGCTCCTTGCTCTTCGCCCTGCGCTACCGCGTAACCGGCCTTGAGTTCTGGGACAACAACGGAGGCCGCGACTACGCACTGCGCGGGCTCGACTCCCCCGGCAGCGGTGGCGGCAGCGATCCTGAACCCCAGGGCTGGATCCACTTTATCTGA
- the LOC127551052 gene encoding bcl-2-like protein 2 isoform X2: MATPASAPDTRALVADFVGYKLRQKGYACGTGPGEGPTNEPLHRAMRAAGDEFESRFRRTFSDLAAQLHVTPGSAQQRFTQVSDELFQGGANWGRLVAFFVFGAALCAESVNKEMEPLVGQVQDWMVTYLETQLADWIHSSGGWAEFTALYGDGALEEARRLREGNWASVRTVLTGAVALGALVTVGAFFASK; encoded by the exons ATGGCGACTCCAGCCTCAGCCCCAGATACTCGAGCCCTGGTGGCAGATTTTGTGGGTTATAAGCTAAGGCAGAAGGGCTATGCCTGTGGAACTGGCCCAGGAGAGGGCCCTACAAATGAGCCCCTGCACCGGGCCATGCGAGCCGCTGGAGATGAGTTTGAGTCCCGTTTCCGACGCACATTTTCTGATCTGGCTGCTCAGTTGCATGTGACTCCTGGCTCAGCCCAGCAGCGCTTTACCCAGGTCTCAGATGAGCTCTTCCAGGGGGGGGCCAACTGGGGCCGTCTTGTGGCATTCTTCGTCTTTGGGGCAGCGCTCTGTGCAGAGAGCGTCAACAAAGAGATGGAGCCACTGGTGGGACAGGTTCAGGATTGGATGGTGACCTACCTAGAGACACAGCTGGCAGACTGGATCCACAGCAGCGGGGGCTGG GCGGAATTCACGGCTCTGTACGGGGATGGGGCCCTGGAGGAGGCAAGGCGTCTGCGGGAGGGGAACTGGGCCTCAGTGCGTACAGTGCTAACAGGGGCTGTGGCATTGGGGGCTCTGGTGACTGTGGGGGCCTTCTTTGCCAGCAAGTGA